One window of Anaerolineales bacterium genomic DNA carries:
- a CDS encoding transposase has product MPADLMIVTPSASLGESIRRSLEDTNFYRVHVVNNKASAIVKANQIGAPIAMLDLALGEDWVQEIGIALRTVSGSINLILLCEESGSPPALDSLRPWIMVRKPFQISDFMNALSQPQPSPSPSASMSSTTMQYLPWLSDQNKAAQHLTRLTLESSAQAALITQRSDLWAYAGGLSQNAAKEVAQTVTRNWDGQKGSDLLRFIRLESTKAEHMLYATRLTSDSILALVFDAETPFSTIRKQAGKLLSDFGTDPSEARSPQGGGDDYLGEEEIEIPPISNILADVPAPNPEPITTREFNLPRRNENFDPNETRVSDPLSDAAVFSREPSPAVTRKSSAKIQKQAEPVNKAQTAFDDVEVTAPSRSKPRPATPIARSLPGETDLTRESPTTEAARKLTAEPITAGLYHLTYACLLIPRFSSHYLTGDLSDNLSEWLPNICIAFGWRLEYLAVRPEYLQWVVNVQPNTSPGHLMRIMRQQTSEKIFSQFPRVKKENPSGDFWAPGYLIMGGSQPHPPQLVRDYIRTTRQRQGLDDMPPAR; this is encoded by the coding sequence ATGCCAGCTGATTTAATGATCGTCACCCCGTCTGCCAGCCTCGGCGAATCGATCCGCCGTTCGTTGGAGGATACGAACTTCTACAGGGTGCATGTCGTCAATAATAAAGCTTCCGCCATCGTAAAGGCGAATCAGATCGGCGCGCCCATTGCCATGCTCGATCTCGCGCTCGGCGAAGACTGGGTGCAGGAGATCGGGATCGCTCTGCGGACCGTAAGCGGAAGCATCAACCTGATCCTGCTCTGTGAAGAATCCGGCTCGCCCCCGGCTCTCGATTCGTTGCGCCCATGGATCATGGTCCGCAAACCTTTTCAGATCTCCGACTTTATGAACGCGCTCAGCCAGCCCCAGCCTTCCCCCTCCCCATCGGCTTCGATGTCCTCGACCACGATGCAATATCTGCCTTGGCTCAGCGACCAGAACAAAGCCGCCCAGCACCTCACCCGCCTCACATTGGAATCCTCGGCGCAAGCCGCGTTGATAACCCAGCGGAGCGACCTATGGGCGTACGCGGGCGGTCTTTCGCAAAACGCCGCAAAGGAAGTGGCGCAGACCGTCACCCGCAACTGGGACGGACAAAAGGGATCGGACCTCCTGCGCTTCATCCGACTCGAAAGCACCAAAGCGGAGCACATGCTCTACGCCACCCGCCTCACCTCAGACTCGATACTGGCTCTGGTCTTCGATGCCGAGACTCCCTTCAGCACGATCCGCAAACAGGCGGGCAAACTGCTAAGCGATTTCGGAACCGACCCATCCGAGGCACGGAGCCCTCAAGGCGGAGGCGACGATTATTTGGGTGAAGAAGAGATCGAAATACCGCCCATTTCGAATATCCTTGCGGATGTCCCGGCTCCGAATCCCGAGCCGATAACAACCCGGGAATTCAACCTGCCGCGCAGAAATGAAAACTTCGATCCCAACGAGACCCGCGTCTCCGATCCGCTTTCCGATGCGGCAGTTTTCAGCCGCGAACCTTCACCCGCCGTCACGCGAAAATCGAGCGCGAAAATACAGAAACAGGCCGAGCCGGTGAACAAGGCTCAGACCGCATTCGATGATGTGGAAGTCACCGCGCCGTCCCGATCCAAACCGAGGCCTGCGACCCCCATCGCGCGGTCGCTGCCCGGCGAAACGGATCTGACCCGCGAAAGCCCGACGACCGAAGCGGCGCGAAAACTGACCGCCGAACCGATCACTGCCGGGTTGTATCACCTGACATATGCCTGTTTGCTCATTCCGCGCTTCTCGTCACATTACCTTACCGGCGACCTCTCGGATAACCTGAGTGAATGGCTTCCGAATATCTGCATCGCCTTCGGCTGGCGGCTGGAATATCTTGCCGTGCGCCCCGAATATTTGCAATGGGTCGTGAACGTGCAGCCGAACACTTCCCCCGGTCACCTGATGCGCATCATGCGCCAGCAGACCTCGGAGAAAATTTTCAGCCAGTTCCCGCGCGTCAAAAAGGAAAATCCCTCCGGCGATTTCTGGGCGCCCGGTTATCTCATCATGGGCGGATCGCAACCCCACCCGCCGCAGCTCGTCCGCGATTACATCCGCACCACCCGCCAGCGTCAGGGACTCGACGATATGCCGCCTGCGCGGTAA
- the polA gene encoding DNA polymerase I, whose translation MPPTLYLIDGHALAYRMYFALTAGGGNVSRWLTSKGEPTAGIYGFARELVRVLEQERPEYLAVAFDVGKTFRDEIYPEYKATREKMPDDLRSQITRIREMVDLFNIPRLEMDGFEADDVLGSVARIAAEKGLGVKIITGDRDLLQLVNERTSVYLAGDDQTYVTDADVVKKLGVRPNQVVDYKAIVGDTSDNIPGVKGVGEKTAVTLLEKFGTLDAIYANLAQVEKRWQGKFESSKDTAYMSRDLAQIKTDLRIKFDFEHAKVQPFDGTKLEDFFKEMEFKSLLSKVPVISGTAPSADSAPSAKTGKTKAGQMSMFAEEAAPIAVEIRPSNIEVIIVDTTDKLKKLAQELNNAKVISFDTETTDTDEMKADLVGISLAVREGQGYYIPVGHTAGNNLPLDKVIDALTPAMTRQNTGKLAHNAKYDYIVLARHGLTVTPLTFDTMLAEFIVDPSSRNLGLKNLSEFRLGNQMTHIEELIGKGKKQVSMAEIAVEPVANYAAADAETTLRLMPIEEKELKRVNGQKILDEIDMPLTPVLAKMEMTGALIDTKFFGQMSNELANRLGEIEKEIYAHAGKTFNINSPQQLSDVLFNHLRLEPPDKGRKTSTGFFSTSADVLDSMRGQHQVMDFILEHRELSKLKSTYVDALPAAINPNTGRVHTSYSQIGAVTGRLSSNNPNLQNIPIRTETGRRVRNGFIADKGNLLLSVDYSQIELRIVAHMAQDEAMLAAFRAGEDIHATTAAAVYDIPLENVGKDMRRHAKAINFGLIYGMSAFGLTRSTDLTLAEAEEFVKAYFRKFPGIKKYLDGIRRQATEIGYVETLLGRRRYFPVLQTRTNVQIKNREEREAINAPIQGTAADIMKIAMIKIPPALKQSGLSAKMLLQVHDELVLEVPKNEISETADVVRETMANAYPMSIPLETEARAGLNWGEMTVLD comes from the coding sequence ATGCCTCCCACCCTTTACCTTATCGACGGTCACGCTCTTGCCTATCGAATGTATTTCGCCTTAACCGCTGGCGGCGGGAATGTCTCACGCTGGCTGACCTCCAAGGGCGAGCCGACAGCCGGAATTTACGGCTTTGCGCGCGAGCTGGTGCGAGTGCTGGAGCAGGAAAGACCGGAGTATCTTGCTGTTGCATTCGATGTGGGAAAAACTTTCCGTGATGAGATCTACCCTGAATACAAAGCCACGCGGGAGAAGATGCCCGATGACCTGCGCTCGCAGATCACACGCATCCGTGAGATGGTGGATCTGTTCAATATCCCGCGCCTCGAGATGGACGGCTTCGAAGCTGACGATGTATTAGGCAGCGTCGCAAGAATCGCTGCGGAGAAAGGTTTGGGCGTCAAGATCATCACCGGCGACCGGGATTTATTGCAACTGGTCAATGAAAGGACGTCTGTCTATCTCGCGGGCGACGACCAAACCTACGTCACCGATGCGGATGTGGTCAAGAAACTCGGCGTTCGCCCGAATCAGGTCGTGGATTACAAAGCCATCGTCGGCGATACCTCCGATAACATCCCCGGCGTGAAAGGTGTGGGCGAAAAGACGGCGGTCACCCTGCTCGAGAAGTTTGGCACGCTCGATGCCATCTATGCGAATCTCGCTCAAGTTGAAAAACGCTGGCAGGGAAAATTCGAATCAAGCAAGGACACTGCCTACATGAGCCGCGACCTGGCGCAGATCAAAACGGACTTGAGGATCAAGTTCGATTTCGAACATGCCAAGGTCCAGCCTTTCGACGGGACGAAACTGGAGGATTTTTTCAAGGAGATGGAATTCAAATCGCTGTTGAGCAAGGTCCCGGTCATCAGCGGCACAGCGCCTTCTGCCGACTCCGCCCCATCAGCGAAAACGGGCAAGACCAAAGCCGGGCAGATGTCCATGTTCGCGGAGGAAGCCGCGCCGATCGCGGTCGAGATCAGGCCGTCGAACATCGAAGTCATCATCGTCGACACCACAGACAAGCTGAAAAAACTTGCTCAGGAACTGAATAACGCCAAGGTCATTTCATTCGATACGGAGACAACCGATACCGATGAAATGAAAGCGGACCTGGTCGGCATTTCTCTCGCAGTCAGGGAAGGCCAGGGATATTACATTCCCGTCGGTCACACGGCGGGAAATAACCTTCCGCTCGATAAGGTCATCGACGCCCTCACGCCTGCGATGACCAGGCAAAATACAGGCAAACTTGCACACAACGCCAAATACGATTACATCGTACTGGCACGTCACGGGTTGACCGTTACACCGTTGACTTTCGACACCATGCTTGCGGAATTCATCGTCGATCCATCATCGCGCAATCTGGGCTTGAAGAATCTCTCCGAGTTCAGGCTGGGCAACCAAATGACCCACATCGAAGAATTGATCGGCAAGGGAAAGAAACAGGTCAGCATGGCGGAGATCGCGGTCGAGCCTGTTGCCAATTACGCCGCCGCCGATGCAGAGACCACCTTGCGTCTCATGCCCATCGAAGAAAAAGAGCTCAAGCGTGTGAACGGGCAAAAGATCCTCGACGAGATCGACATGCCGCTCACGCCCGTCCTTGCCAAAATGGAAATGACCGGCGCTTTGATCGACACAAAGTTCTTCGGGCAGATGTCGAATGAACTGGCAAATCGCCTCGGAGAGATCGAAAAGGAAATCTACGCTCACGCCGGAAAAACCTTCAACATCAATTCACCGCAGCAATTGTCGGATGTGCTTTTCAACCATTTGCGCCTCGAACCGCCCGATAAGGGACGCAAGACCTCCACAGGCTTCTTTTCCACCTCAGCCGATGTACTCGACTCCATGCGCGGCCAGCACCAGGTGATGGATTTCATCCTCGAACACCGCGAACTCTCGAAACTCAAATCAACTTATGTGGACGCACTGCCCGCAGCGATCAACCCGAACACAGGGCGAGTCCATACCTCGTACAGCCAGATCGGCGCGGTGACCGGGCGGCTCTCGTCCAACAACCCAAATCTGCAGAACATCCCCATCCGCACTGAAACAGGAAGGCGGGTGCGCAACGGGTTTATAGCCGATAAAGGCAACCTGCTTCTCTCCGTGGATTATTCGCAGATCGAACTGCGGATCGTTGCGCATATGGCGCAGGATGAAGCCATGCTCGCAGCCTTCCGCGCAGGAGAAGACATTCACGCCACAACAGCGGCGGCGGTCTATGACATTCCGCTGGAGAACGTCGGCAAGGATATGCGGCGCCATGCCAAGGCGATCAATTTCGGCTTGATCTACGGTATGTCTGCGTTCGGATTGACCCGCTCCACGGACCTGACCCTCGCCGAGGCGGAGGAGTTCGTCAAAGCCTATTTCAGGAAATTCCCCGGCATTAAAAAATATCTGGATGGAATCCGGCGGCAAGCTACGGAGATCGGCTACGTGGAAACCCTGCTTGGCCGCAGGCGATACTTCCCGGTCTTGCAGACCAGGACAAACGTCCAGATTAAGAACCGCGAGGAAAGGGAGGCGATCAATGCGCCGATTCAAGGCACAGCGGCGGATATCATGAAGATCGCAATGATAAAGATCCCGCCCGCATTGAAGCAATCCGGCTTGAGCGCGAAAATGCTCCTTCAGGTGCATGATGAATTGGTGTTGGAAGTCCCGAAAAACGAGATCTCCGAAACAGCCGATGTCGTCCGCGAGACGATGGCGAACGCCTACCCAATGAGCATCCCATTGGAGACCGAGGCGCGCGCCGGCTTGAATTGGGGCGAGATGACCGTTCTCGATTAA
- a CDS encoding tetratricopeptide repeat protein has product MPGRDDIFQKSMNEGHSAAWDQEWPKAAAAYRRALEEFPDNPKALNSLGQALHQLNQVDEALQIYLRAVKVSPDDPVPMEKVAQLSERVGDLKTAMEAAIRAGDLFLKQRDPEKALQNWVHVTSINPEHAIAHSRLAQVHEKLGHNQQAAMEYLAIASVLQRAGNAEKTQEMVNKAQSLVPNSAEVKQAQTLLRTGQLLPKPIRAKGGTGPIRMAQVKQLETVPRSKAASGLDPVMEARQKALTQLAELLFDFSDESSPAAQDRKGISAIMRGTGSLSAQSEQIKVVLHLGQAIDAQSKGNDSLAAEEMEAALNAGFSSSALYFNLGYLRFKVERFESAQRVLQNSVKHEDYGLASRLLIGDIISRKGAFREAATEYLEALKFADAMTAPPEQADDIRQQYEPLIESYQSQTDEATLRKVCTNVKDLLLRDDWREQLYKVREQMPKPDGSLPAPLADMILQAQSSSVLESMNRINQLARMGSLRSAMGEAYDALQSAPTYLPLHILMGDLLVQQGQTTDAINKFSVVAHAYSVRGEVLQATKLFRRIIQISPMDMGARSRLIEQLVARGQVDDAIQEHLELAAIYYRLAELDMARKTYTNALRLVQQGSASRDWNIHILQRMADIDMQRLDWKQALRVFEQIRTLTPDDDAVRRQLIELNTRMGQQERALSELEGYITHLENQNKKDLALSFMEELVREHDDQSVYKRTLAALLHRMGRTNEAVPILDQLGDVLIEKGDKPGAMDVISQIVLMNPPNVEDYRALLNQLRNG; this is encoded by the coding sequence ATGCCCGGACGAGACGATATTTTTCAGAAATCCATGAACGAGGGACACTCCGCTGCGTGGGATCAGGAGTGGCCTAAAGCCGCGGCGGCGTATCGACGCGCCCTCGAAGAATTTCCCGACAATCCCAAGGCGTTGAACAGCCTCGGGCAGGCATTGCATCAACTCAACCAGGTGGATGAGGCGCTGCAGATCTATTTGCGCGCAGTAAAGGTTTCACCCGACGATCCTGTGCCGATGGAAAAAGTGGCGCAACTTTCAGAACGCGTCGGCGATCTGAAGACCGCCATGGAAGCCGCCATCCGTGCGGGCGATCTATTTCTAAAACAACGCGATCCGGAAAAAGCGCTGCAAAACTGGGTGCATGTGACAAGCATCAACCCCGAACACGCCATCGCGCATTCGCGCCTGGCGCAGGTACATGAGAAACTCGGTCACAACCAGCAGGCGGCGATGGAGTATCTTGCCATTGCCAGCGTCCTCCAGCGCGCGGGCAACGCGGAAAAAACGCAGGAAATGGTGAACAAGGCGCAATCCCTCGTGCCGAACAGCGCCGAAGTCAAACAGGCGCAAACCCTGCTCAGAACCGGACAATTATTGCCCAAACCGATTCGCGCCAAAGGCGGGACGGGACCGATCCGCATGGCTCAGGTCAAGCAATTGGAGACAGTTCCCCGCAGCAAAGCCGCCTCCGGCCTGGACCCGGTCATGGAGGCGCGCCAAAAGGCTTTGACCCAACTGGCAGAGTTACTCTTCGATTTCTCCGATGAAAGCAGTCCCGCCGCCCAGGATCGCAAGGGGATCTCCGCCATCATGCGCGGGACCGGCTCCCTCTCGGCTCAGTCTGAACAGATCAAAGTGGTCCTTCATCTTGGTCAAGCCATTGATGCTCAATCGAAGGGCAACGACTCGCTTGCGGCGGAGGAAATGGAAGCCGCGCTCAACGCCGGGTTCAGCAGTTCCGCGCTGTACTTCAATCTCGGTTATTTACGCTTCAAAGTGGAGCGGTTCGAAAGCGCCCAGCGCGTCCTTCAAAACTCCGTCAAACACGAGGATTATGGCCTTGCATCCCGGCTGTTGATCGGGGATATTATTTCAAGAAAAGGCGCATTCCGCGAGGCAGCGACCGAATACCTCGAAGCCTTGAAATTTGCCGATGCCATGACCGCTCCCCCGGAACAGGCCGACGACATCCGCCAGCAATACGAACCGCTGATCGAGTCCTACCAAAGTCAGACAGACGAAGCCACGCTCCGCAAAGTCTGCACAAATGTCAAGGACCTTCTGCTACGGGACGACTGGCGCGAACAGCTGTATAAGGTCCGCGAACAAATGCCCAAACCGGATGGCAGCCTCCCGGCACCGCTGGCGGATATGATCCTCCAGGCGCAATCCAGTTCGGTGCTTGAATCGATGAACCGGATCAACCAGCTGGCGCGCATGGGCAGTCTGCGTTCCGCCATGGGCGAAGCTTATGATGCGCTCCAGAGCGCTCCCACCTACCTGCCTCTTCATATCCTCATGGGCGACCTGCTTGTCCAGCAGGGACAAACAACCGATGCGATCAACAAGTTCAGCGTGGTGGCGCATGCCTACAGCGTTCGCGGCGAGGTCCTGCAAGCCACAAAACTGTTCCGCCGCATCATCCAGATCTCGCCAATGGATATGGGTGCGCGCAGCAGACTGATCGAACAACTTGTGGCGCGCGGCCAGGTGGACGATGCCATTCAGGAACATCTTGAACTCGCCGCCATTTACTACCGCCTCGCTGAACTCGATATGGCGCGCAAGACATATACGAACGCATTACGCCTCGTTCAGCAGGGCAGCGCCAGCCGTGATTGGAATATCCACATCCTTCAACGCATGGCGGACATCGATATGCAGAGACTGGACTGGAAGCAGGCTTTGCGTGTTTTCGAGCAGATCCGTACATTGACCCCCGATGATGATGCGGTCCGCAGGCAATTGATCGAGTTGAACACCCGCATGGGTCAGCAAGAGCGCGCTTTGAGCGAGCTCGAGGGATACATAACCCATCTTGAAAACCAGAACAAGAAGGACCTTGCGCTTTCCTTCATGGAGGAACTTGTCCGCGAACATGACGACCAGAGTGTGTATAAACGCACATTGGCGGCATTACTGCATCGCATGGGACGCACGAATGAAGCGGTTCCCATCCTCGACCAATTGGGCGATGTCCTGATCGAAAAGGGAGACAAGCCGGGTGCCATGGATGTGATCAGCCAGATCGTGTTGATGAATCCACCGAACGTGGAAGATTACCGCGCGCTTCTGAACCAGTTAAGAAACGGATAA
- a CDS encoding COX15/CtaA family protein encodes MPKTQNPAVMKWLFIFTIVVAFLVVFGGLVRLTRSGLSIVEWNPISGVIPPIGQQAWEQEFAKYQSTPEYIKINKGMTLGEYQFIFYMEWIHRIVARLAGLFYAIPVFYFLFKKTIPFKEFGVYFVMGLLFIGQAFMGWYMVASGLVDRPSVSHFRLTTHLLFALALFSLALWTALGHKYGFLDPSKKAKWSFASKFALFSTVVLLIQIAYGGMTAGLKAGHVSDTWPLMFGKWIPPNLFNSWIDLLETPQTIVFIHRWFAWLGLLLVPYAYYLVKKQNFPADIQKGLLWLIGVVALQITLGVLTILSYVNIVIALLHQANAILLFGLAIYFIHRFRTLDEAMTTK; translated from the coding sequence ATGCCAAAAACCCAAAATCCCGCTGTGATGAAATGGTTGTTCATCTTCACTATTGTCGTGGCGTTCCTTGTTGTTTTCGGGGGGCTCGTCCGCCTCACCCGGTCCGGGTTATCCATCGTGGAATGGAACCCCATCAGCGGGGTGATCCCGCCCATCGGTCAGCAGGCCTGGGAGCAGGAGTTCGCCAAATATCAATCGACGCCCGAATACATCAAGATCAACAAAGGCATGACACTGGGAGAATATCAATTCATCTTCTACATGGAATGGATCCATCGCATCGTTGCCCGTCTTGCAGGTCTGTTCTATGCGATCCCTGTCTTTTACTTCCTCTTTAAGAAGACCATCCCGTTCAAGGAATTCGGCGTTTACTTCGTGATGGGCCTGCTTTTCATTGGGCAGGCATTCATGGGCTGGTACATGGTCGCCAGCGGGCTGGTCGACCGGCCCTCTGTCAGCCATTTTCGTTTGACCACCCACCTGCTCTTCGCGCTGGCTTTGTTCAGCCTCGCCTTATGGACGGCACTTGGTCATAAATACGGGTTCCTCGATCCCTCAAAGAAAGCGAAATGGTCGTTCGCCTCCAAGTTTGCGCTATTCTCAACGGTAGTATTACTGATTCAGATCGCCTACGGCGGTATGACGGCAGGTCTCAAAGCAGGTCACGTTTCAGACACCTGGCCTCTTATGTTCGGGAAATGGATCCCTCCCAACCTTTTCAATTCATGGATAGATCTTCTCGAGACGCCACAGACCATCGTCTTCATCCATCGCTGGTTTGCGTGGCTGGGATTGCTTCTCGTGCCATACGCCTACTATCTGGTGAAGAAACAAAATTTCCCCGCCGATATTCAAAAAGGACTCCTTTGGCTGATCGGCGTGGTGGCTTTGCAGATCACATTGGGCGTGTTGACCATACTTTCCTATGTTAATATCGTGATCGCATTGCTTCACCAAGCCAATGCAATCCTTCTCTTTGGTCTGGCGATATACTTCATCCATCGCTTCCGCACCTTGGATGAGGCAATGACAACCAAGTGA
- a CDS encoding ABC transporter ATP-binding protein has translation MKIQDPVETLLSIQDLHVWYELRRFGFSVVGHVKAVDNVSFDLAEGETVAVVGESGCGKSSLMKTILGLNIPTSGRVIFDGDDLTELKGDGLRDYRFKIGYVQQDPYGALPPFMNVQKILEEPLIISGMTDKTERLSRIRKVMTEVKLHPIEDFLHKFPHMLSGGQQQRIVIARAMLREPKLIVADEPVSMLDASVRVEILKLMRALQESHGLSVIYITHDLSTVKYFSQRIFVMYAGNLIEKADTRRLLQNPLHPYTHALLAATSDPDAANAESFKEVPPGEPPSLVNPPKGCRFHPRCSRAMVGLCDEKEPIDFEPEPGHLVACWLYQP, from the coding sequence ATGAAAATTCAAGACCCCGTGGAAACCCTGCTTTCGATCCAAGACTTGCATGTGTGGTATGAATTGCGCCGCTTTGGGTTCAGTGTGGTGGGGCACGTCAAGGCCGTGGATAACGTCAGCTTTGACTTGGCGGAAGGGGAAACAGTGGCAGTTGTCGGTGAGTCGGGCTGCGGAAAATCGTCACTGATGAAGACCATACTCGGCTTGAACATTCCCACGAGCGGCCGGGTCATTTTCGACGGCGATGATCTCACCGAGTTGAAAGGGGATGGATTGAGAGATTATCGGTTCAAGATCGGGTATGTTCAGCAGGATCCGTACGGCGCCCTGCCCCCGTTCATGAACGTGCAAAAGATATTGGAGGAACCTTTGATCATCAGCGGGATGACGGATAAGACGGAACGTCTCTCTCGAATCCGAAAAGTGATGACAGAGGTGAAACTGCATCCGATCGAGGATTTCCTGCACAAGTTCCCGCACATGTTGAGCGGCGGGCAGCAGCAACGCATCGTGATCGCGCGTGCCATGCTGCGTGAACCGAAGTTGATCGTCGCTGACGAGCCGGTCTCCATGCTCGACGCCTCGGTCCGCGTGGAAATCCTCAAGCTCATGCGCGCCCTGCAAGAGTCCCATGGTCTTTCTGTGATCTACATCACGCACGATCTCTCGACCGTGAAATATTTTTCCCAACGGATCTTCGTAATGTATGCGGGCAACCTGATCGAAAAGGCTGACACGCGTCGTCTGCTTCAAAATCCGCTTCATCCGTATACGCATGCCTTGCTCGCAGCCACTTCCGACCCTGATGCCGCGAACGCTGAATCGTTCAAAGAGGTCCCGCCCGGTGAGCCGCCGAGTTTGGTCAACCCGCCGAAAGGCTGCCGCTTTCATCCAAGGTGCTCCCGGGCGATGGTCGGTTTGTGCGACGAAAAGGAGCCGATTGACTTTGAACCAGAACCCGGGCATCTCGTTGCATGTTGGTTGTATCAGCCATGA
- a CDS encoding ABC transporter ATP-binding protein gives MNGASQLLEVKNLKLHFRTQTGIVQAVDGVDLELDFHRAVVILGESGCGKTSLSKAMLRLLPRNVASYDGKLFLKGKDIMAFTDEEYRQSVRWVGMSLVPQAAMNSLNPVLTVGDQVSEPAMLHLGVGKAEALGIVKKMFQHVGVPADFINRYPFELSGGMRQRVALAMALVTSPNLIILDEPTSALDLLTQANIMNVLKRIKHELGTSFILITHDIATSSELADEVAIMYAGQVVETGEAREFFPAPLHPYSQMLMASVPRLRSESDPMFITGQPPSLINPPKGCRFAARCPFRFEKCDEEPPIIQMGKRKVKCWLRQ, from the coding sequence ATGAATGGTGCGTCACAACTTCTTGAAGTAAAAAATCTCAAACTACACTTCCGTACCCAGACCGGGATCGTGCAGGCGGTGGACGGCGTGGACCTGGAACTTGACTTTCACCGCGCAGTGGTCATCCTTGGCGAATCGGGCTGCGGAAAGACCTCGCTTTCCAAAGCGATGCTGCGACTTCTCCCGCGCAATGTCGCGTCCTACGATGGAAAACTCTTTTTGAAGGGAAAGGACATCATGGCCTTCACCGATGAAGAGTACCGACAGAGCGTGCGATGGGTGGGAATGTCGCTTGTGCCGCAAGCCGCGATGAATTCCCTCAATCCTGTTTTGACTGTCGGGGATCAGGTCTCGGAACCCGCTATGCTTCATCTCGGGGTGGGGAAGGCTGAGGCGTTGGGCATCGTAAAGAAGATGTTCCAGCACGTCGGTGTGCCCGCCGACTTCATCAATCGTTACCCGTTCGAACTCAGCGGCGGGATGCGTCAGCGCGTGGCATTGGCAATGGCGCTGGTCACTTCGCCGAATCTCATCATCCTCGATGAGCCGACCTCGGCTTTGGACCTGCTCACCCAGGCGAACATCATGAACGTGCTCAAGCGCATCAAGCATGAACTTGGCACGTCGTTCATCCTTATTACGCATGACATTGCCACTTCAAGCGAACTTGCCGATGAGGTCGCAATCATGTACGCCGGTCAGGTTGTGGAAACGGGAGAGGCAAGGGAATTTTTTCCAGCGCCGCTTCACCCGTATTCCCAGATGCTCATGGCAAGCGTTCCGCGTCTGCGCAGTGAATCTGACCCGATGTTCATCACCGGGCAGCCGCCGAGTCTCATCAACCCGCCGAAGGGATGCCGCTTTGCGGCGCGCTGTCCGTTCCGTTTCGAGAAGTGCGATGAAGAGCCGCCTATCATTCAAATGGGAAAGCGTAAAGTTAAATGCTGGCTTCGTCAATGA